The Achromobacter deleyi genome has a window encoding:
- a CDS encoding TRAP transporter small permease produces MLATPTNEPQVTAGGRAQALAAPLDAYARGCAKLARACMWTSVFGLICLIIAVTLQIFGRHVLNSTPTWAESLALLLVLYVTMLGAAVGVRDAGHIGFESLLDALPAAGQRRLRIFIHLLVLLFGVLMAWNCAVLAESVAAYKIPNLGISNAWKYIPATLSGGLIALFSIEHIIAILHNQKVVPAWR; encoded by the coding sequence ATGCTGGCGACACCTACGAATGAACCTCAGGTAACCGCGGGAGGCCGGGCGCAAGCCCTGGCCGCCCCGCTGGACGCCTACGCGCGCGGCTGCGCCAAACTGGCGCGCGCATGCATGTGGACCAGCGTGTTCGGGCTGATCTGCCTGATCATCGCCGTTACCTTGCAGATCTTCGGACGGCACGTGCTCAACAGCACGCCGACCTGGGCGGAAAGCCTGGCGCTGCTGCTGGTGCTGTACGTCACCATGCTGGGCGCCGCGGTCGGCGTGCGCGACGCGGGCCACATCGGCTTCGAATCGCTGCTGGACGCGCTGCCCGCCGCCGGACAGCGCCGGCTCCGGATCTTCATCCATCTGCTCGTGCTGCTGTTCGGCGTGCTGATGGCGTGGAACTGCGCCGTGCTGGCCGAATCCGTGGCGGCCTACAAGATACCCAACCTGGGCATCTCCAACGCCTGGAAGTACATCCCCGCAACCCTGTCGGGAGGCTTGATCGCGCTCTTTTCCATCGAGCACATCATCGCCATCCTCCACAACCAGAAGGTGGTGCCGGCATGGCGCT
- a CDS encoding TRAP transporter substrate-binding protein, with translation MLRPHLTRAILAAAALLTLVPATHAAELRSADIHPDDYPTVQAVRQFGELVKQRTNGRITLKVYAGGSLGSEDDSIEQVKLGALAMARVSSAAMHNICQTTRVPSLPFLFRSKDHLHKVLDSEIGDQILRSCEGAGFVGLAWYDSGSRSMYTRNKPVKTLADVKGLKIRVQQSDLSVAMVEAMGGNATPMPMGEVYTSLKTGLVDAAENNFPSYESAHHFEVAKFYSMTEHTMTPEILIFSKRQWDKLPPDDQKILREAARESVPFMRKLWDEREQKSRAVVEKAGAQIVEVDKPSFQGAMKPVYDRYVTTPEMKDLVAKIQAVK, from the coding sequence ATGCTGCGCCCTCACCTGACCCGCGCCATTTTGGCGGCGGCCGCATTGCTGACGCTTGTACCCGCCACCCATGCCGCCGAGCTGCGCTCCGCGGACATCCATCCCGACGACTACCCCACCGTTCAGGCCGTGCGCCAGTTCGGAGAGCTGGTCAAGCAACGCACCAACGGCCGCATCACCCTGAAGGTGTATGCGGGCGGCTCGCTCGGCAGCGAAGACGATTCGATCGAACAGGTGAAGCTGGGCGCCCTGGCCATGGCCCGCGTCTCCAGCGCGGCCATGCACAACATCTGCCAGACCACGCGCGTGCCGTCGCTGCCCTTCCTGTTCCGATCCAAGGACCACCTGCACAAGGTGCTGGACAGCGAAATCGGCGATCAGATCCTGCGCTCGTGCGAGGGCGCCGGCTTCGTGGGGCTGGCGTGGTACGACAGCGGCTCGCGCTCCATGTACACGCGCAACAAGCCCGTCAAGACGCTGGCCGACGTCAAGGGCCTGAAGATCCGCGTGCAGCAGTCCGACCTGTCCGTCGCCATGGTGGAAGCCATGGGCGGCAACGCCACGCCGATGCCGATGGGCGAGGTCTATACCTCGCTGAAGACCGGCCTGGTCGATGCGGCCGAGAACAACTTCCCCAGCTACGAAAGCGCGCATCACTTCGAAGTGGCCAAGTTCTACTCGATGACCGAGCACACCATGACGCCGGAGATCCTGATCTTCTCCAAGCGCCAATGGGACAAGCTGCCGCCCGATGACCAGAAGATCCTTCGCGAAGCTGCCCGCGAATCGGTGCCCTTCATGCGCAAGCTGTGGGACGAGCGCGAACAGAAGTCGCGCGCCGTGGTCGAGAAGGCCGGGGCGCAGATCGTGGAAGTGGACAAGCCGTCGTTCCAGGGCGCGATGAAGCCCGTGTACGACCGTTACGTCACCACGCCCGAGATGAAGGATCTGGTCGCCAAGATCCAGGCCGTGAAGTGA
- a CDS encoding SMP-30/gluconolactonase/LRE family protein, producing MPVTAERIGPLLCGVGESPVWRAADQAFYWTDIPGKALWRWSPASGAFTHWALPQMAGSIAMRGAGWLLAMEDGLHACGALQAGAPCAPTLLAAVGHAAPGMRFNDGRCDRQGRFLAGTMAMDMSLALPAGRLYRHDAAGMSVLLDDLIVPNGLAFSPDGRTMYLSDSHPSRSTVWAFDYDPDTGVPRNRRSFIAALPAGRPDGAAVDTDGGYWICGNDAGRIYRYTPDGRLDRSLEVPAAKVAMCAFGGADMGTLFVTSIRPPHAAPGALDGAVFALRPGAQGLEETASAG from the coding sequence ATGCCCGTGACCGCCGAACGTATAGGTCCCTTGTTGTGCGGCGTAGGAGAAAGCCCGGTGTGGCGCGCCGCCGACCAGGCCTTCTACTGGACCGACATCCCGGGCAAGGCGCTCTGGCGCTGGTCGCCCGCCAGCGGCGCCTTCACGCATTGGGCACTGCCCCAGATGGCCGGGTCCATCGCCATGCGCGGCGCCGGATGGCTGCTGGCCATGGAAGACGGCCTCCATGCCTGCGGCGCGCTGCAAGCCGGCGCTCCCTGCGCGCCGACGTTGCTGGCCGCCGTCGGTCATGCAGCCCCCGGCATGCGCTTTAACGACGGCCGCTGCGACCGGCAGGGGCGCTTTCTGGCGGGCACCATGGCCATGGACATGAGCCTGGCCCTGCCGGCGGGCCGGCTATACCGCCATGACGCGGCGGGCATGTCCGTCCTGCTGGACGACCTGATCGTTCCCAACGGCCTGGCCTTCAGCCCGGACGGCAGGACGATGTACCTGTCGGACTCCCATCCATCGCGTTCGACGGTCTGGGCCTTCGACTACGACCCCGACACCGGCGTCCCGCGCAATCGCCGCAGCTTCATCGCCGCCCTGCCCGCGGGCCGGCCCGATGGCGCGGCGGTGGACACGGACGGCGGCTATTGGATCTGCGGCAACGATGCCGGCCGGATCTACCGCTACACGCCAGACGGTCGCCTGGACCGCAGCCTGGAAGTGCCTGCCGCCAAGGTCGCCATGTGCGCATTCGGCGGCGCCGACATGGGCACGCTTTTCGTCACCTCGATCCGCCCCCCGCATGCCGCCCCCGGCGCGCTGGACGGCGCTGTCTTCGCCTTGCGTCCCGGCGCCCAGGGCCTGGAGGAAACCGCCAGCGCCGGTTAG
- a CDS encoding NAD-dependent epimerase/dehydratase family protein, producing MSRTVNTMPASPRCHRLLLTGAAGNLGLVLRPRLKAYADILRVSDVAALAPAEQGEEAVSCNLADACAVSSLIQGVDAIVHLGGVSVERPFEEILPANIQGIYNVYEAARLHGVKRVVFASSNHVIGFYEQGRTLDADVPPRPDGYYGLSKAYGEHLSRFYFDRYGIQTVCLRIGSSFPEPKDRRMMVTWLSYDDLTDLVVRSLFTPDVGHLIVYGASANRDSWWDNSGAAVLGFAPKDSSERFRAQVEAQAPLPADDPAARYQGGAFVKAGPFPFPNA from the coding sequence ATGAGCCGAACTGTCAACACCATGCCTGCATCTCCCCGCTGTCATCGTTTGTTGCTGACCGGCGCCGCCGGCAACCTGGGACTGGTGCTGCGCCCCCGTTTGAAAGCCTACGCGGACATATTGCGTGTCTCGGACGTGGCGGCCCTGGCCCCGGCGGAGCAAGGCGAAGAAGCCGTCTCCTGCAACCTGGCCGATGCCTGCGCGGTTTCCAGCCTGATCCAGGGCGTGGACGCCATTGTGCATCTGGGCGGCGTTTCGGTGGAGCGGCCTTTCGAGGAAATCCTGCCCGCCAACATCCAGGGCATCTACAACGTCTACGAGGCCGCGCGGCTCCATGGCGTCAAGCGCGTCGTGTTCGCCAGCTCGAACCACGTCATCGGCTTCTATGAACAAGGACGCACGCTGGATGCGGACGTCCCGCCGCGCCCCGACGGCTACTACGGCCTGAGCAAGGCCTACGGCGAACACCTGTCGCGCTTCTACTTCGACCGCTACGGCATCCAGACCGTGTGCCTGCGCATCGGCTCGTCGTTTCCCGAACCCAAGGACCGCCGCATGATGGTCACCTGGCTCAGCTATGACGACCTGACCGATCTGGTCGTCAGGTCCTTGTTCACGCCGGACGTCGGCCACCTCATCGTGTATGGCGCCTCCGCCAACCGCGACAGCTGGTGGGACAACAGCGGCGCGGCGGTGCTGGGCTTCGCGCCCAAGGATTCCTCGGAGCGGTTTCGCGCGCAGGTTGAAGCGCAGGCGCCGCTGCCCGCCGACGATCCCGCCGCGCGCTACCAGGGCGGCGCGTTCGTGAAGGCCGGCCCTTTCCCTTTCCCCAACGCCTGA
- a CDS encoding FadR/GntR family transcriptional regulator, with product MNAPVATPVLPQRRPRNLAQGLVESISERIRGGDIRPGDKLPTESEIMRQFGVSRTVVREALSRLQASGLVETHHGVGTYALEPSGGADFRVDPADIATVRDVLVLLELRICLESEAAGLAAIRRSEVQLQEMRRALDAFKHALDSGGDTITPDFQFHLLVAQSTDNRYFADLMSHLGSAIIPRTRINSAKFAHEDRAAYLARVNLEHEDIYSAITRQDAEAARAAMRTHLSNSRERLRRAQ from the coding sequence ATGAACGCTCCTGTCGCCACCCCTGTTTTGCCTCAGCGTCGTCCCCGGAACCTGGCCCAGGGCCTGGTGGAGAGCATCTCCGAGCGCATCCGCGGCGGAGATATCCGTCCCGGCGACAAGCTGCCGACCGAGTCCGAGATCATGCGTCAGTTCGGCGTAAGCCGCACCGTCGTGCGCGAGGCGCTATCGCGCCTGCAAGCGTCGGGCCTGGTCGAGACGCATCATGGCGTGGGCACCTATGCGCTGGAGCCGAGCGGCGGCGCCGACTTCCGGGTGGATCCGGCCGACATCGCCACGGTGCGCGACGTGCTGGTGTTGCTGGAACTGCGCATCTGCCTGGAAAGCGAGGCCGCGGGCCTGGCCGCCATCCGGCGCAGCGAGGTCCAATTGCAAGAGATGCGGCGCGCGCTGGATGCATTCAAACACGCGCTGGACAGCGGCGGCGACACGATCACGCCTGACTTCCAGTTCCATCTGCTTGTGGCGCAATCCACCGACAACCGCTATTTCGCGGACCTCATGTCGCACCTGGGTTCGGCCATCATTCCCCGCACCCGCATCAATTCCGCCAAGTTCGCGCACGAAGACCGCGCGGCCTATCTGGCGCGCGTGAATCTCGAGCACGAGGACATCTACAGCGCCATTACGCGCCAGGACGCCGAAGCCGCGCGCGCGGCCATGCGCACGCATTTGAGCAACAGCCGGGAACGCCTGCGCCGCGCGCAGTAG